CTTTTATGGGATATACAACAGCGCAAACTCCGCCTTTCTCCGTTTGAGCAGCATGGCGTGGCGTTTTCCTTTGTAGTTGCAGAAGGCTATATACTCACGGTAGATGTTCCTGTCACCAGCTTCCAGCTTCTTGATTAAGGTGCTTTTGGGGATTGTTTTGCTGCCTAACAGCTTCGCCGGTCCCACATTGTAAGCTAACGTGCCAAGCAAAATCGAATCAACCCCGAATTTACGGAACATGGCGACAAATTTGCGCAGGTCTTTCCGCAAAAGTTCATCCGCATCCCGTTTTGTCATGGTTCGTGCCGAATACTTCTCGTTTGGCAAAAGTTTGTGACCCCAACCGACGTATGGGTAGTGTTTTTCTGAGTGCCAGCCTTCAAAGTAGCGGCAGCATAAAAAAGCACGTTCCATAAGCGGCAGTCGGTAGATTGCCGCCTGCCCGTCCGTTCCCTCTTGGCGGCTGATCTGCGCGGACACAGAACAGACCGTCAGAAGTGAACAGAGCATTGTCATGAATACACGCATCATTTCAACAAGGGGCTGAAGTTGCCGATGGGAACGATGGTAAGATCGTCGTCCTTTACATTCCTGTTGTTGAAGTCAAATTCCAGTTCGTAGGAGTTGCTAAAGTTATCCTCCACCACCACGATGAAATTATGCGCCTCATCACCCGCCGCCGTGTAGTACAGGCGGAATTTTTCGTTCTCCAGCAGGTAGCGGTCGTTAGGCAGGAAGGTGATGCCGTTATCCATTTTGAGCGAGCCTTCCCCCTCGAACTGGAAATAGCGGATGGTATAGAGCGTACCCGAAAAGTCGCCCTCCTTTTTCAGTTCACAGCGGATTTCCACTGTCTGCCCCTTTACTACCTTGTTCGGCACGGGCATGACCTCCACCGTGAAGGGATAGGACTGCTGGATGTCCATGTCATCGTCACATGACACGAGGGTGAATGACATGGCGGCTA
This window of the Bacteroides intestinalis DSM 17393 genome carries:
- a CDS encoding glycoside hydrolase family protein translates to MMRVFMTMLCSLLTVCSVSAQISRQEGTDGQAAIYRLPLMERAFLCCRYFEGWHSEKHYPYVGWGHKLLPNEKYSARTMTKRDADELLRKDLRKFVAMFRKFGVDSILLGTLAYNVGPAKLLGSKTIPKSTLIKKLEAGDRNIYREYIAFCNYKGKRHAMLLKRRKAEFALLYIP
- a CDS encoding DUF3872 domain-containing protein, with the protein product MNILNNRNKRTSIFKAVALCLIAAMSFTLVSCDDDMDIQQSYPFTVEVMPVPNKVVKGQTVEIRCELKKEGDFSGTLYTIRYFQFEGEGSLKMDNGITFLPNDRYLLENEKFRLYYTAAGDEAHNFIVVVEDNFSNSYELEFDFNNRNVKDDDLTIVPIGNFSPLLK